From the Phyllobacterium zundukense genome, one window contains:
- a CDS encoding heme-copper oxidase subunit III family protein: MHESAKVKPSATPALSRPSGLSGFASDWASDQRTFKNVSWGKAMMWIFLLSDTFIFGCFLLAYMTARMSTTVPWPNPSEVFALHIGGQNVPLILIAIMTFVLISSSGTMAMAVNFGYRRDRRKTAALMLLTALFGATFVGMQAFEWTKLISEGVRPWENPWGAPQFGSTFFMITGFHGTHVTIGVIFLIIIARKVWRGDFDTEKRGFFTSRKGNYEIVEITGLYWHFVDLVWVFIFAFFYLW; encoded by the coding sequence ATGCATGAATCCGCTAAAGTAAAGCCAAGCGCTACCCCTGCCCTTTCTCGGCCCTCAGGATTAAGTGGCTTTGCATCAGATTGGGCTTCGGACCAGAGAACGTTCAAGAACGTTTCCTGGGGCAAGGCGATGATGTGGATATTCCTCCTCAGCGACACCTTCATCTTCGGCTGTTTCCTTCTTGCCTATATGACCGCCCGGATGTCCACCACGGTGCCCTGGCCCAATCCCAGCGAAGTTTTCGCCCTGCATATCGGGGGCCAGAACGTCCCATTGATCCTCATTGCCATCATGACCTTCGTGCTCATCAGCAGCAGCGGGACGATGGCGATGGCCGTCAATTTTGGCTACCGGCGAGATCGCCGCAAAACGGCTGCGCTGATGCTGTTGACGGCGCTGTTTGGCGCGACATTTGTCGGAATGCAGGCATTCGAATGGACCAAGCTGATTTCAGAGGGTGTCCGGCCTTGGGAAAACCCATGGGGAGCACCACAGTTCGGTTCGACCTTTTTCATGATCACGGGTTTTCACGGAACCCACGTCACGATCGGGGTCATCTTCCTGATCATTATTGCGCGCAAGGTCTGGCGCGGAGATTTCGACACGGAGAAACGCGGCTTTTTCACGTCGAGGAAAGGTAACTACGAGATCGTCGAAATCACGGGGCTCTATTGGCATTTCGTTGATCTGGTCTGGGTATTCATCTTTGCCTTCTTCTATCTGTGGTGA
- a CDS encoding cytochrome c oxidase subunit 3: MSVILIFLAGLAVVISWWMAQQRLTSKPWLEVGNAGDVPRYDGSSIATAKIGLGVFLAVVGALFTLFISAYFMRMGVEDWWAIPIPGLLWVNTAVLMLSSIALQWAKTEAQNNRNEAMKAGLLAGLVTAIGFLVGQVFAWRELVSAGYVLADNPANSFFYLITGMHGLHIVGGLVALSRTTLKAWEGVPPNKVRLSVELCAMYWHFMLVVWLVLFALFAGWANDFVDICRQLLT; the protein is encoded by the coding sequence ATGAGCGTCATCCTGATTTTTTTGGCCGGGCTTGCTGTCGTTATATCCTGGTGGATGGCGCAGCAACGCCTTACTTCGAAACCCTGGCTTGAGGTCGGGAACGCTGGTGACGTTCCCCGCTATGACGGATCCTCCATTGCAACAGCCAAGATCGGACTTGGTGTCTTTCTGGCTGTCGTCGGCGCTTTGTTCACGCTCTTCATCAGCGCTTATTTCATGCGTATGGGCGTTGAAGATTGGTGGGCAATTCCCATTCCTGGACTGCTTTGGGTTAATACGGCCGTGTTGATGTTGAGTAGTATCGCCTTGCAATGGGCGAAAACCGAAGCGCAGAACAATCGGAATGAGGCCATGAAGGCCGGCCTGCTGGCGGGTCTTGTGACAGCCATCGGGTTTCTCGTCGGGCAGGTCTTTGCGTGGCGCGAATTGGTCTCGGCCGGTTATGTGCTTGCCGACAATCCGGCGAACAGTTTCTTCTATCTCATCACCGGTATGCATGGTCTGCATATAGTGGGCGGTCTCGTTGCGCTCAGCAGGACAACACTTAAGGCATGGGAAGGCGTCCCGCCGAACAAGGTACGCCTAAGCGTCGAGCTTTGTGCCATGTACTGGCATTTCATGCTGGTGGTCTGGCTAGTGCTTTTTGCCCTGTTCGCGGGGTGGGCGAATGACTTTGTCGATATCTGCCGGCAATTGCTAACTTAG
- a CDS encoding DUF2189 domain-containing protein has translation MAQFHVIAGANETNVYPDVRRISVADVFAALREGLDDFWDKPSHYVFLCLIYPIAGLVLVRWTSGANLLPLLFPLMSGFALIGPFAALGLYEISRRRELNLDTSWKHALEVRQSPAIPSIVAVGVMLLVLFVAWILVAQALYTNLFGPQAPESISAFVNQVFNTSEGQRMILLGNGIGFVFAVVALCTTVIAFPLLLDRDVGALAAVVTSVKAAWINPVPIALWGLIVAALLLVGFLTLFVGLAIFIPVLGHATWHLYRKLIVPLPRDVLSQAR, from the coding sequence ATGGCACAATTTCATGTGATAGCTGGTGCGAATGAAACGAACGTCTATCCTGACGTCCGTAGAATTAGTGTGGCAGATGTTTTTGCTGCGCTTCGCGAGGGGCTCGATGACTTCTGGGACAAGCCCTCACATTATGTTTTTCTCTGCCTGATTTACCCGATTGCCGGATTGGTTCTCGTGCGCTGGACATCGGGCGCCAATCTTTTGCCGCTGCTTTTTCCTTTGATGTCCGGTTTTGCATTGATCGGACCGTTTGCAGCGCTCGGCCTTTATGAGATCAGCAGGCGCAGGGAACTCAATCTCGACACGTCCTGGAAACATGCGCTCGAAGTTCGGCAGTCTCCGGCGATACCTTCGATTGTGGCTGTGGGTGTCATGCTCCTCGTGCTCTTCGTTGCCTGGATATTGGTAGCACAGGCCCTCTATACGAACCTCTTTGGTCCGCAAGCACCGGAATCCATCAGCGCCTTCGTGAATCAGGTTTTCAACACCTCGGAAGGCCAGAGGATGATCCTGCTCGGCAACGGGATCGGCTTCGTCTTTGCAGTCGTCGCACTTTGCACAACCGTAATCGCCTTTCCGCTCCTGCTCGATCGTGATGTCGGTGCGTTGGCGGCAGTGGTCACATCGGTAAAGGCAGCGTGGATCAACCCCGTCCCGATAGCGCTCTGGGGATTGATTGTTGCAGCCCTTCTCCTGGTTGGCTTCCTGACGTTGTTCGTCGGCCTAGCCATCTTCATACCAGTGCTCGGACATGCGACGTGGCACCTGTATCGCAAGCTCATAGTACCTCTGCCGCGTGATGTTTTGAGCCAGGCAAGGTAA
- a CDS encoding cytochrome C oxidase subunit IV family protein, translated as MAQPATHSAQPAVHAEDHQQHPIKLYLAVWGLLFVLSFFSYLVDYLHVQGYLRWTLILIFMVLKAGLIVAIFMHMAWERLALIYAILLPPVLVLVFVALMVSEANYTLLTRLVFFGAAP; from the coding sequence ATGGCACAGCCCGCAACACATAGCGCACAACCTGCGGTCCACGCGGAGGACCATCAGCAACACCCCATCAAGCTATACCTGGCCGTGTGGGGCCTGCTATTCGTTCTCAGCTTCTTTTCATACCTCGTGGACTACCTTCACGTGCAGGGTTACCTCAGATGGACGCTGATCCTGATCTTCATGGTCTTGAAGGCGGGGTTGATCGTGGCGATTTTCATGCATATGGCATGGGAGCGCCTGGCTTTGATCTATGCCATCCTACTTCCACCGGTATTGGTGCTCGTCTTCGTGGCGTTGATGGTTTCGGAAGCGAATTACACGCTACTCACGCGGCTGGTATTTTTTGGCGCAGCGCCTTAA